In the Leptolyngbya sp. FACHB-261 genome, TGATGGACAGCAGGAAAGGTGCAGAAAGCAAGCTAATCCGTCGGCCAGGAATTTCTCACCGGGCTGGAGCTGATTTGGAACCTCTAGAGGCTGCGCTCCAGCAAGCAGAGAAGCTGCTGCAGGAGCGAGACACCCAACTTAGGGCTTACTACCAGAACACACCGCTCCCTACCTATACCTGGCAACGGCAGGGGGATGTTCTAATTCTGACTGACTACAATCGGGCGGCTTTAGAGTTTACAGGGGGAGCCGTTGTCAATTCAATTGGCAAAAAAGCCCATGAACTCTATCGAGACACCCCAGAAGTTTTAGAAGCGCTCAACCAATGCTTGACGGAGCGAGTGACGCTAAAGCGAGAGCTGCAATATCGGTTAGCCTCTACTGATAGTTCCAAGTGCTTATCAGTAAGCTACATTTTTATACCGCCTGATTCAGTAATTGTGCAGACAGAAGACCTTACTGAACGGACGCGGATAGAAACAGCTTTAGAGGCAAGCGAACAAAGATTTTGGGCAACTTTTGACCAGGCAGCTGTTGGCATTACACACACTGATGTGAATGGGCGATGGCAATTTGTCAATCAGAAGCACTGTGAGATTCTTGGGTATACGCGGGAGGAGTTGCTGACTCTGCAGCTAGAGGATATCAGTCACCCTGATGACCTTGAACGCGATCGCCAATATACGGCTCAACTCCTGGCCGGTGAGATCTCATCTTTCTCAATGGAGAAACGCTATATCCGCAAAGATGAGGCTCAAATCTGGGCTAACCTAACTGTTTCCTTAGTACGAGATGTAGTAGGTAATCCTCAGTATTTAGTGGGGATTATTGAAGACATTACACCGCGTATTCTTGCCAAAGCAGAACTGCAAGCGATGTGCGCTCAGGTTCGAGAACTTAACGCCAATCTTGAGCACCAGGTGCAAGAGCACACCGCTCAAATACAACAGGCGTCTCAGTTTGAAGCGGTTCTCAAGCGAATTACGGATGCAGTGCGAGATAGCTTAGACGAAGCTCAAATTTTGCAAACGGCAGTGCGAGAGCTCGGGTTAGCGCTCAACGCCTCTCGTTGTGATACTGGCCTATATGACCTTGAGCAAGGGACATCAACCATCTGTTATGAGTACAGCCCTTGTGCTCCATCCTCTATAGGACGGGTGGTCTGGATGAGAGATTTTCCAGCCGTTTATCCACAGCTCCTTCAAGGTCAATATCTTCAACTTTGTGAGATAGTTCCTAACCCGGTTCGACCCGACCAGACTTTTCTAATTCTGGTTTGTCCGATGTCAGACCATCACGGGGTTGTGGGTGATTTGTGGCTGTTTCGGCACCCGAAGCAGGGCTTTCGAGAGCTCGAAATTCGGTTGATGCAACAGGTGGCCAATCAATGCGCAATTGCCATTCGTCAGGCTCGCCTTTATCAAGCAGCTCAGGTTCAGGTGGTTGAACTGAAGAAAGTCAATCAGCTCAAAGATGATTTTCTCGATACGGTTTCCCATGAACTGCGAACCCCAATTGCCAACATGAAAATGGCAATTAAGATGTTGCAGATTGCCAGTTCTGACGAACAACGCCAGCGTTATTTGCAGATTTTGCAAACAGAATGTAACCGTGAAGCTGACTTGATCAACGAGTTATTGGACCTGCAACGGCTTGAAGCCGGAGCTGAGTTACTGGAGTTAGAACCTTTGCATTTGCAGCAGTGGCTGCCACCAGTTGTGGCTCCGTTTCAGGAGCGAGCGACCAGTCGAGAGCAGTGTTTACAGGTCAGGGTTGCTCCAGATCTACCCGTGTTGCCAACCAATCCTTCTAGCCTTGAGCGCATTGTGGCTGAGCTTCTCAACAACGCCTGTAAGTACACTCCACCGGGCGGTACGATTACGGTCAGCGTAGCCCCGAAGCCAAACACTTTAGGCTTGCGTCCTTACTCAGCTAAAGTCGTTGAGCTGAAGGTGGTCAATTCCAGCATGGACATTCCAGCCTCTGAGCTGGTGCATATCTTTGAGAAGTTCTATCGAATTCCCAGCAGCGATCCCTGGAAGCAGGGGGGAACAGGTTTAGGGCTGGCCCTGGTCAAGAGACTAGTGGAGCAGATCGGCGGCCAAATCCGAGCCAAAAGTCAAGCCAATGAAACTAGTTTCACCGTCGAGTTGCCATGCGTTAGCTAATCGGAAACCATCAAGGCTCTAGACCCATCCAACTAGTACCAGCCGTGCGCTTGGACCTGTCTCAAATTACGCCGCAGGATAACCAATTTTCAGCAGGGTCTGACGCAAAGTTTCCTCTGATTGGCTCGTTTCTACCTGGACTAATTTAGTTTTAGGGTCAGCCTGAACCGTTGCGGCTGGATCAAGCTTTTGAATCGCACTGGTTACAGTTGCAACACAAGCAGAACAGGCTAAATCGGGCACTTTGAGTTGAATCATAATTAAGTCATTCACTCTTTTTTGACCTTGTTTCTGATCTTGAAGTTTCCAGGCTGCTGGAGAGTCAAGAGTTTTTCTGCGCGGGGTTGCAATCCTGTCTACTAACCTGCTTTTTAACGCCACGTCATTGCCATTTTGCGCAGCTT is a window encoding:
- a CDS encoding GAF domain-containing sensor histidine kinase gives rise to the protein MDSRKGAESKLIRRPGISHRAGADLEPLEAALQQAEKLLQERDTQLRAYYQNTPLPTYTWQRQGDVLILTDYNRAALEFTGGAVVNSIGKKAHELYRDTPEVLEALNQCLTERVTLKRELQYRLASTDSSKCLSVSYIFIPPDSVIVQTEDLTERTRIETALEASEQRFWATFDQAAVGITHTDVNGRWQFVNQKHCEILGYTREELLTLQLEDISHPDDLERDRQYTAQLLAGEISSFSMEKRYIRKDEAQIWANLTVSLVRDVVGNPQYLVGIIEDITPRILAKAELQAMCAQVRELNANLEHQVQEHTAQIQQASQFEAVLKRITDAVRDSLDEAQILQTAVRELGLALNASRCDTGLYDLEQGTSTICYEYSPCAPSSIGRVVWMRDFPAVYPQLLQGQYLQLCEIVPNPVRPDQTFLILVCPMSDHHGVVGDLWLFRHPKQGFRELEIRLMQQVANQCAIAIRQARLYQAAQVQVVELKKVNQLKDDFLDTVSHELRTPIANMKMAIKMLQIASSDEQRQRYLQILQTECNREADLINELLDLQRLEAGAELLELEPLHLQQWLPPVVAPFQERATSREQCLQVRVAPDLPVLPTNPSSLERIVAELLNNACKYTPPGGTITVSVAPKPNTLGLRPYSAKVVELKVVNSSMDIPASELVHIFEKFYRIPSSDPWKQGGTGLGLALVKRLVEQIGGQIRAKSQANETSFTVELPCVS
- a CDS encoding heavy-metal-associated domain-containing protein, which codes for MIQLKVPDLACSACVATVTSAIQKLDPAATVQADPKTKLVQVETSQSEETLRQTLLKIGYPAA